One stretch of Danio rerio strain Tuebingen ecotype United States chromosome 6, GRCz12tu, whole genome shotgun sequence DNA includes these proteins:
- the rgsl1 gene encoding regulator of G-protein signaling protein-like isoform X13 codes for MKMGLEILLNDEVFVDFFNTYLSLPVFGQTPLYMMNQNKWLMWPNVPFTQVNTGEFLKWLEMHRMVFFRRTELYHFFLLCTEILDFVSCKSTVDLKWTPADQWLVRKCLGSVRGIQRLRSFLKSSDEEELLLFCVRASMILRIKEEETEEAFQTLNRQALHTAIRRYDVTALLSRDCPLISQKRVLAEMRTSALNQLQSYWLPHFLHCCKSSMWRIPECRPVVEKYISICSPSSRSPSSTERKQKDPDFTVHPARSYDSKRSKRHLWSSQHKPKNTHQSKSICLWLPPSAQTNLQCSNVAHPPEETKNKAAIESDDDANIHHTCIQTPACQIPFCVDINSPPSDIQFLQPALSAEGLSGGPFRYFLGARELLEERLMLDLLEDLDFFLLLLLKAQGEDPVCALRQTAARRITETYLKENKPRFIRHLDAEIRQNLSSLLPSSAALPWIYKAKYHLCKELREVYNSFLDADDEALLSLLSSDGNGLEDSVPLLFSSFGTETDALLAQTEALMLCEGCCARLDPADLNHDSWTLVALQDPHRGGSLLHKYNTTDAPEEPKPASMTDTTQPAQDPPKSKTTVPEVQIKTYKKDNIFNEKPTTKPRSFEEVITSHTYFNHFLQFLQTQGADGALLFIQDAEALRSIEHKRQKAKICLIVDKYFRRDDPADYLQCSADIITRVSQMDKVFPELIYTIQHLVAKSLEATCAWLDTLQNAIQLPKSIKKQEKNVEKTSMFRLYQDTFSVCPHASESDEDIKGPLLMGKLKANAWEVFISFIRSVIKFQSGMVNREIRAEFEDYLVQNYEHYSTPYVVRSKANHSSELSTDGEKYKPKIRCIMDKLVTVDFLVNDLCFYLECERFRRMADAGDKMVSEGLYSESDYAMLHHKAELIINIFLTSQISPKLLINSSEAQKEVVLQRFASGKVDRTLFYQPVVDLFPVLIFCWRKFCCLKVMRHLYPSKALMMVKSLRPLNLQQEFQIIRSTEVKEATLRFSSQHGLVLLLPQAN; via the exons ATGAAGATGGGACTCGAGATTCTCCTGAACGATGAAGTGTTTGTGGATTTCTTCAATACATATTTAAGTCTTCCA GTGTTTGGTCAAACTCCGCTCTACATGATGAACCAAAACAAGTGGTTAATGTGGCCCAATGTGCCCTTCACTCAG GTGAACACTGGAGAGTTTCTGAAATGGTTAGAGATGCATCGGATGGTTTTCTTCAGACGAACTGAGCTCTATCACTTTTTCCTTCTCTGTACAGAGATCCTTgactttgtgtcctgtaaatcCACAG TGGATTTGAAATGGACTCCAGCAGATCAGTGGCTTGTGAGGAAATGTCTGGGCAGTGTGAGGGGAATCCAGAGACTTCGCTCATTTCTCAAGAGCTCTGATG AAGAGGAGCTTCTTCTGTTCTGCGTGAGAGCATCCATGATCTTGAGGATAAAGGAAGAAGAAACTGAAGAAGCGTTTCAGACATTGAATCGTCAAGCACTTCACACAGCGATCAGACGGT aTGACGTGACTGCTCTCCTATCGAGAGACTGTCCTCTGATTTCCCAGAAGAGAGTTTTGGCAGAGATGAGAACGAGCGCTTTGAATCAGCTCCAGTCCTATTGGCTTCCTCACTTCTTACACTGCTGTAAATCCAGCATGTGGCGAATACCCGAATGTCGACCTGTTGTAGAAAAATACATCTCCATTTGCTCCCCATCATCTCGATCACCTTCCTCAACAGAGCGCAAACAGAAAGACCCAGATTTTACAGTCCATCCAGCGAGATCCTACGACAGCAAGCGCAGCAAACGACATCTGTGGAGTTCACAACACAAACCCAAAAACACACACCAGTCTAAAAGCATCTGTTTATGGCTTCCACCATCCGCTCAGACTAATTTACAGTGTTCAAATGTGGCACATCCTCCAGAGGAGactaaaaacaaagcagctaTAGAGAGTGATGATGATGCTAATATTCATCACACATGCATCCAGACTCCAGCTTGTCAGATTCCCTTTTGTGTTGATATTAATTCACCTCCGTCAGATATCCAGTTTCTCCAGCCGGCTCTATCCGCCGAGGGTCTTTCCGGAGGGCCCTTTAGGTATTTCCTGGGAGCCCGGGAGCTGCTGGAGGAACGGCTGATGCTGGATTTGTTGGAAGATCTggatttctttcttctgctgcttCTGAAAGCACAGGGTGAAGATCCAGTCTGTGCACTAAGACAGACAGCAGCTCGGCGGATCACAGAGACGTACCTGAAGGAAAACAAGCCACGCTTTATTAGACATCTGGATGCAGAGATTAGACAAAATCTGTCCTCGCTTCTGCCCTCCAGTGCAGCTCTGCCGTGGATTTACAAGGCCAAATATCACTTATGCAAG GAGCTCCGGGAGGTTTATAACTCATTTTTAGATGCAGATGATGAAGCTCTGCTGTCTCTGCTG AGTTCAGACGGCAATGGGCTTGAAGACTCTGTGCCGCTGCTGTTTTCTAGTTTCGGGACTGAAACAGATGCTCTGTTGGCTCAGACCGAGGCGCTAATGTTGTGTGAAGGATGCTGCGCTCGTCTCGATCCTGCAGATCTGAATCACGACAGCTGGACTTTAGTGGCTCTTCAGGATCCGCACAGAGGAGGATCACTTCTGCACAAGTACAACACAACCG ACGCACCCGAGGAGCCCAAACCCGCATCAATGACTGACACAACACAACCGGCTCAGG ATCCTCCCAAATCTAAAACCACAGTTCCCGAGGTCCAGATCAAAACATATAAGAAGGacaacatttttaatgaaaagcCAACCACAAAACCCAG GTCGTTTGAAGAGGTCATAACATCGCATACGTACTTCAATCACTTCCTGCAGTTTCTGCAGACTCAAGGTGCAGACGGAGCCCTGCTCTTTATCCAGGATGCAGAAGCTTTGCGCAGCATCGAACACAAGCGGCAGAAGGCCAAAATATGCCTCATTGTTGACAAATACTTCCGCAGAGATGATCCTG CTGATTACCTGCAGTGCAGCGCTGACATCATCACCAGAGTCAGTCAGATGGACAAAGTTTTTCCAGAGCTCATCTACACCATCCAGCATCTGGTTGCCAAATCCCTGGAGGCCACATG TGCATGGCTGGATACGCTTCAGAATGCCATACAACTGCCAAAGTCCATTAAAAAGCAggagaaaaatgtggaaaaaacatCTAT GTTCAGACTGTATCAGGACACATTTTCTGTTTGTCCACATGCTTCTGAATCTGATGAGGACATTAAAGGACCTCTGCTGATGGGAAAACTG AAAGCAAACGCATGGGAGGTTTTCATAAGCTTCATTCGCAGTGTGATCAAGTTTCAGTCCGGCATGGTGAATCGTGAGATCAGAGCTGAGTTTGAAGACTATCTGGTACAAAACTACGAGCACTACTCAACAC CTTATGTGGTAAGATCCAAAGCCAATCATAGCTCCGAATTAAGCACTGATGGAGAAAAGTACAAACCCAAGATACGGTGCATCATGGACAAACTGGTGACAGTGGACTTTCTGGTCAATGACCTGTGTTTTTATCTGGAGTGTGAGAG ATTCAGGCGTATGGCAGACGCTGGCGATAAGATGGTATCAGAGGGTTTGTATAGCGAGAGCGATTATGCCATGCTTCATCATAAAGCTGAGCTGATCATCAACATATTTCTGACCTCACAGATTTCACCAAAACTCCTG ataaacagcagtgagGCCCAAAAAGAAGTCGTCCTGCAGCGTTTTGCCTCTGGAAAAGTGGACCGAACGCTCTTCTATCAGCCAGTAGTGGACTTGTTTCCagttctcatcttctgttggAGAAA GTTTTGCTGTCTGAAGGTGATGCGGCATCTTTACCCCAGTAAAGCACTGATGATGGTAAAATCACTGCGCCCCTTAAACCTCCAGCAGGAGTTCCAGATCATCAGATCCACAGAAG TTAAGGAAGCCACGCTGCGTTTCTCCAGCCAACACGGCCTGGTTCTGCTGCTCCCGCAAGCAAACTAA
- the rgsl1 gene encoding regulator of G-protein signaling protein-like isoform X27 gives MKMGLEILLNDEVFVDFFNTYLSLPVFGQTPLYMMNQNKWLMWPNVPFTQVNTGEFLKWLEMHRMVFFRRTELYHFFLLCTEILDFVSCKSTEEELLLFCVRASMILRIKEEETEEAFQTLNRQALHTAIRRYDVTALLSRDCPLISQKRVLAEMRTSALNQLQSYWLPHFLHCCKSSMWRIPECRPVVEKYISICSPSSRSPSSTERKQKDPDFTVHPARSYDSKRSKRHLWSSQHKPKNTHQSKSICLWLPPSAQTNLQCSNVAHPPEETKNKAAIESDDDANIHHTCIQTPACQIPFCVDINSPPSDIQFLQPALSAEGLSGGPFRYFLGARELLEERLMLDLLEDLDFFLLLLLKAQGEDPVCALRQTAARRITETYLKENKPRFIRHLDAEIRQNLSSLLPSSAALPWIYKAKYHLCKELREVYNSFLDADDEALLSLLSSDGNGLEDSVPLLFSSFGTETDALLAQTEALMLCEGCCARLDPADLNHDSWTLVALQDPHRGGSLLHKYNTTDAPEEPKPASMTDTTQPAQDPPKSKTTVPEVQIKTYKKDNIFNEKPTTKPRSFEEVITSHTYFNHFLQFLQTQGADGALLFIQDAEALRSIEHKRQKAKICLIVDKYFRRDDPADYLQCSADIITRVSQMDKVFPELIYTIQHLVAKSLEATWFRLYQDTFSVCPHASESDEDIKGPLLMGKLKANAWEVFISFIRSVIKFQSGMVNREIRAEFEDYLVQNYEHYSTPYVVRSKANHSSELSTDGEKYKPKIRCIMDKLVTVDFLVNDLCFYLECERFRRMADAGDKMVSEGLYSESDYAMLHHKAELIINIFLTSQISPKLLINSSEAQKEVVLQRFASGKVDRTLFYQPVVDLFPVLIFCWRKFCCLKVMRHLYPSKALMMVKSLRPLNLQQEFQIIRSTEVKEATLRFSSQHGLVLLLPQAN, from the exons ATGAAGATGGGACTCGAGATTCTCCTGAACGATGAAGTGTTTGTGGATTTCTTCAATACATATTTAAGTCTTCCA GTGTTTGGTCAAACTCCGCTCTACATGATGAACCAAAACAAGTGGTTAATGTGGCCCAATGTGCCCTTCACTCAG GTGAACACTGGAGAGTTTCTGAAATGGTTAGAGATGCATCGGATGGTTTTCTTCAGACGAACTGAGCTCTATCACTTTTTCCTTCTCTGTACAGAGATCCTTgactttgtgtcctgtaaatcCACAG AAGAGGAGCTTCTTCTGTTCTGCGTGAGAGCATCCATGATCTTGAGGATAAAGGAAGAAGAAACTGAAGAAGCGTTTCAGACATTGAATCGTCAAGCACTTCACACAGCGATCAGACGGT aTGACGTGACTGCTCTCCTATCGAGAGACTGTCCTCTGATTTCCCAGAAGAGAGTTTTGGCAGAGATGAGAACGAGCGCTTTGAATCAGCTCCAGTCCTATTGGCTTCCTCACTTCTTACACTGCTGTAAATCCAGCATGTGGCGAATACCCGAATGTCGACCTGTTGTAGAAAAATACATCTCCATTTGCTCCCCATCATCTCGATCACCTTCCTCAACAGAGCGCAAACAGAAAGACCCAGATTTTACAGTCCATCCAGCGAGATCCTACGACAGCAAGCGCAGCAAACGACATCTGTGGAGTTCACAACACAAACCCAAAAACACACACCAGTCTAAAAGCATCTGTTTATGGCTTCCACCATCCGCTCAGACTAATTTACAGTGTTCAAATGTGGCACATCCTCCAGAGGAGactaaaaacaaagcagctaTAGAGAGTGATGATGATGCTAATATTCATCACACATGCATCCAGACTCCAGCTTGTCAGATTCCCTTTTGTGTTGATATTAATTCACCTCCGTCAGATATCCAGTTTCTCCAGCCGGCTCTATCCGCCGAGGGTCTTTCCGGAGGGCCCTTTAGGTATTTCCTGGGAGCCCGGGAGCTGCTGGAGGAACGGCTGATGCTGGATTTGTTGGAAGATCTggatttctttcttctgctgcttCTGAAAGCACAGGGTGAAGATCCAGTCTGTGCACTAAGACAGACAGCAGCTCGGCGGATCACAGAGACGTACCTGAAGGAAAACAAGCCACGCTTTATTAGACATCTGGATGCAGAGATTAGACAAAATCTGTCCTCGCTTCTGCCCTCCAGTGCAGCTCTGCCGTGGATTTACAAGGCCAAATATCACTTATGCAAG GAGCTCCGGGAGGTTTATAACTCATTTTTAGATGCAGATGATGAAGCTCTGCTGTCTCTGCTG AGTTCAGACGGCAATGGGCTTGAAGACTCTGTGCCGCTGCTGTTTTCTAGTTTCGGGACTGAAACAGATGCTCTGTTGGCTCAGACCGAGGCGCTAATGTTGTGTGAAGGATGCTGCGCTCGTCTCGATCCTGCAGATCTGAATCACGACAGCTGGACTTTAGTGGCTCTTCAGGATCCGCACAGAGGAGGATCACTTCTGCACAAGTACAACACAACCG ACGCACCCGAGGAGCCCAAACCCGCATCAATGACTGACACAACACAACCGGCTCAGG ATCCTCCCAAATCTAAAACCACAGTTCCCGAGGTCCAGATCAAAACATATAAGAAGGacaacatttttaatgaaaagcCAACCACAAAACCCAG GTCGTTTGAAGAGGTCATAACATCGCATACGTACTTCAATCACTTCCTGCAGTTTCTGCAGACTCAAGGTGCAGACGGAGCCCTGCTCTTTATCCAGGATGCAGAAGCTTTGCGCAGCATCGAACACAAGCGGCAGAAGGCCAAAATATGCCTCATTGTTGACAAATACTTCCGCAGAGATGATCCTG CTGATTACCTGCAGTGCAGCGCTGACATCATCACCAGAGTCAGTCAGATGGACAAAGTTTTTCCAGAGCTCATCTACACCATCCAGCATCTGGTTGCCAAATCCCTGGAGGCCACATG GTTCAGACTGTATCAGGACACATTTTCTGTTTGTCCACATGCTTCTGAATCTGATGAGGACATTAAAGGACCTCTGCTGATGGGAAAACTG AAAGCAAACGCATGGGAGGTTTTCATAAGCTTCATTCGCAGTGTGATCAAGTTTCAGTCCGGCATGGTGAATCGTGAGATCAGAGCTGAGTTTGAAGACTATCTGGTACAAAACTACGAGCACTACTCAACAC CTTATGTGGTAAGATCCAAAGCCAATCATAGCTCCGAATTAAGCACTGATGGAGAAAAGTACAAACCCAAGATACGGTGCATCATGGACAAACTGGTGACAGTGGACTTTCTGGTCAATGACCTGTGTTTTTATCTGGAGTGTGAGAG ATTCAGGCGTATGGCAGACGCTGGCGATAAGATGGTATCAGAGGGTTTGTATAGCGAGAGCGATTATGCCATGCTTCATCATAAAGCTGAGCTGATCATCAACATATTTCTGACCTCACAGATTTCACCAAAACTCCTG ataaacagcagtgagGCCCAAAAAGAAGTCGTCCTGCAGCGTTTTGCCTCTGGAAAAGTGGACCGAACGCTCTTCTATCAGCCAGTAGTGGACTTGTTTCCagttctcatcttctgttggAGAAA GTTTTGCTGTCTGAAGGTGATGCGGCATCTTTACCCCAGTAAAGCACTGATGATGGTAAAATCACTGCGCCCCTTAAACCTCCAGCAGGAGTTCCAGATCATCAGATCCACAGAAG TTAAGGAAGCCACGCTGCGTTTCTCCAGCCAACACGGCCTGGTTCTGCTGCTCCCGCAAGCAAACTAA
- the rgsl1 gene encoding regulator of G-protein signaling protein-like isoform X12 — protein sequence MKMGLEILLNDEVFVDFFNTYLSLPVFGQTPLYMMNQNKWLMWPNVPFTQVNTGEFLKWLEMHRMVFFRRTELYHFFLLCTEILDFVSCKSTVDLKWTPADQWLVRKCLGSVRGIQRLRSFLKSSDAEEELLLFCVRASMILRIKEEETEEAFQTLNRQALHTAIRRYDVTALLSRDCPLISQKRVLAEMRTSALNQLQSYWLPHFLHCCKSSMWRIPECRPVVEKYISICSPSSRSPSSTERKQKDPDFTVHPARSYDSKRSKRHLWSSQHKPKNTHQSKSICLWLPPSAQTNLQCSNVAHPPEETKNKAAIESDDDANIHHTCIQTPACQIPFCVDINSPPSDIQFLQPALSAEGLSGGPFRYFLGARELLEERLMLDLLEDLDFFLLLLLKAQGEDPVCALRQTAARRITETYLKENKPRFIRHLDAEIRQNLSSLLPSSAALPWIYKAKYHLCKELREVYNSFLDADDEALLSLLSSDGNGLEDSVPLLFSSFGTETDALLAQTEALMLCEGCCARLDPADLNHDSWTLVALQDPHRGGSLLHKYNTTDAPEEPKPASMTDTTQPAQDPPKSKTTVPEVQIKTYKKDNIFNEKPTTKPRSFEEVITSHTYFNHFLQFLQTQGADGALLFIQDAEALRSIEHKRQKAKICLIVDKYFRRDDPADYLQCSADIITRVSQMDKVFPELIYTIQHLVAKSLEATCAWLDTLQNAIQLPKSIKKQEKNVEKTSMFRLYQDTFSVCPHASESDEDIKGPLLMGKLKANAWEVFISFIRSVIKFQSGMVNREIRAEFEDYLVQNYEHYSTPYVVRSKANHSSELSTDGEKYKPKIRCIMDKLVTVDFLVNDLCFYLECERFRRMADAGDKMVSEGLYSESDYAMLHHKAELIINIFLTSQISPKLLINSSEAQKEVVLQRFASGKVDRTLFYQPVVDLFPVLIFCWRKFCCLKVMRHLYPSKALMMVKSLRPLNLQQEFQIIRSTEVKEATLRFSSQHGLVLLLPQAN from the exons ATGAAGATGGGACTCGAGATTCTCCTGAACGATGAAGTGTTTGTGGATTTCTTCAATACATATTTAAGTCTTCCA GTGTTTGGTCAAACTCCGCTCTACATGATGAACCAAAACAAGTGGTTAATGTGGCCCAATGTGCCCTTCACTCAG GTGAACACTGGAGAGTTTCTGAAATGGTTAGAGATGCATCGGATGGTTTTCTTCAGACGAACTGAGCTCTATCACTTTTTCCTTCTCTGTACAGAGATCCTTgactttgtgtcctgtaaatcCACAG TGGATTTGAAATGGACTCCAGCAGATCAGTGGCTTGTGAGGAAATGTCTGGGCAGTGTGAGGGGAATCCAGAGACTTCGCTCATTTCTCAAGAGCTCTGATG CAGAAGAGGAGCTTCTTCTGTTCTGCGTGAGAGCATCCATGATCTTGAGGATAAAGGAAGAAGAAACTGAAGAAGCGTTTCAGACATTGAATCGTCAAGCACTTCACACAGCGATCAGACGGT aTGACGTGACTGCTCTCCTATCGAGAGACTGTCCTCTGATTTCCCAGAAGAGAGTTTTGGCAGAGATGAGAACGAGCGCTTTGAATCAGCTCCAGTCCTATTGGCTTCCTCACTTCTTACACTGCTGTAAATCCAGCATGTGGCGAATACCCGAATGTCGACCTGTTGTAGAAAAATACATCTCCATTTGCTCCCCATCATCTCGATCACCTTCCTCAACAGAGCGCAAACAGAAAGACCCAGATTTTACAGTCCATCCAGCGAGATCCTACGACAGCAAGCGCAGCAAACGACATCTGTGGAGTTCACAACACAAACCCAAAAACACACACCAGTCTAAAAGCATCTGTTTATGGCTTCCACCATCCGCTCAGACTAATTTACAGTGTTCAAATGTGGCACATCCTCCAGAGGAGactaaaaacaaagcagctaTAGAGAGTGATGATGATGCTAATATTCATCACACATGCATCCAGACTCCAGCTTGTCAGATTCCCTTTTGTGTTGATATTAATTCACCTCCGTCAGATATCCAGTTTCTCCAGCCGGCTCTATCCGCCGAGGGTCTTTCCGGAGGGCCCTTTAGGTATTTCCTGGGAGCCCGGGAGCTGCTGGAGGAACGGCTGATGCTGGATTTGTTGGAAGATCTggatttctttcttctgctgcttCTGAAAGCACAGGGTGAAGATCCAGTCTGTGCACTAAGACAGACAGCAGCTCGGCGGATCACAGAGACGTACCTGAAGGAAAACAAGCCACGCTTTATTAGACATCTGGATGCAGAGATTAGACAAAATCTGTCCTCGCTTCTGCCCTCCAGTGCAGCTCTGCCGTGGATTTACAAGGCCAAATATCACTTATGCAAG GAGCTCCGGGAGGTTTATAACTCATTTTTAGATGCAGATGATGAAGCTCTGCTGTCTCTGCTG AGTTCAGACGGCAATGGGCTTGAAGACTCTGTGCCGCTGCTGTTTTCTAGTTTCGGGACTGAAACAGATGCTCTGTTGGCTCAGACCGAGGCGCTAATGTTGTGTGAAGGATGCTGCGCTCGTCTCGATCCTGCAGATCTGAATCACGACAGCTGGACTTTAGTGGCTCTTCAGGATCCGCACAGAGGAGGATCACTTCTGCACAAGTACAACACAACCG ACGCACCCGAGGAGCCCAAACCCGCATCAATGACTGACACAACACAACCGGCTCAGG ATCCTCCCAAATCTAAAACCACAGTTCCCGAGGTCCAGATCAAAACATATAAGAAGGacaacatttttaatgaaaagcCAACCACAAAACCCAG GTCGTTTGAAGAGGTCATAACATCGCATACGTACTTCAATCACTTCCTGCAGTTTCTGCAGACTCAAGGTGCAGACGGAGCCCTGCTCTTTATCCAGGATGCAGAAGCTTTGCGCAGCATCGAACACAAGCGGCAGAAGGCCAAAATATGCCTCATTGTTGACAAATACTTCCGCAGAGATGATCCTG CTGATTACCTGCAGTGCAGCGCTGACATCATCACCAGAGTCAGTCAGATGGACAAAGTTTTTCCAGAGCTCATCTACACCATCCAGCATCTGGTTGCCAAATCCCTGGAGGCCACATG TGCATGGCTGGATACGCTTCAGAATGCCATACAACTGCCAAAGTCCATTAAAAAGCAggagaaaaatgtggaaaaaacatCTAT GTTCAGACTGTATCAGGACACATTTTCTGTTTGTCCACATGCTTCTGAATCTGATGAGGACATTAAAGGACCTCTGCTGATGGGAAAACTG AAAGCAAACGCATGGGAGGTTTTCATAAGCTTCATTCGCAGTGTGATCAAGTTTCAGTCCGGCATGGTGAATCGTGAGATCAGAGCTGAGTTTGAAGACTATCTGGTACAAAACTACGAGCACTACTCAACAC CTTATGTGGTAAGATCCAAAGCCAATCATAGCTCCGAATTAAGCACTGATGGAGAAAAGTACAAACCCAAGATACGGTGCATCATGGACAAACTGGTGACAGTGGACTTTCTGGTCAATGACCTGTGTTTTTATCTGGAGTGTGAGAG ATTCAGGCGTATGGCAGACGCTGGCGATAAGATGGTATCAGAGGGTTTGTATAGCGAGAGCGATTATGCCATGCTTCATCATAAAGCTGAGCTGATCATCAACATATTTCTGACCTCACAGATTTCACCAAAACTCCTG ataaacagcagtgagGCCCAAAAAGAAGTCGTCCTGCAGCGTTTTGCCTCTGGAAAAGTGGACCGAACGCTCTTCTATCAGCCAGTAGTGGACTTGTTTCCagttctcatcttctgttggAGAAA GTTTTGCTGTCTGAAGGTGATGCGGCATCTTTACCCCAGTAAAGCACTGATGATGGTAAAATCACTGCGCCCCTTAAACCTCCAGCAGGAGTTCCAGATCATCAGATCCACAGAAG TTAAGGAAGCCACGCTGCGTTTCTCCAGCCAACACGGCCTGGTTCTGCTGCTCCCGCAAGCAAACTAA